The sequence ACAACATAATTAAAACGGCAAAAGtcagagagaaaattttaaaggcagcgagagaaaaataaatagtcATATACAAAGGAACCGCCGTAAGGCTATAAgctgatttctctgcagaaacttTGCGGGTCAGAAGGGAGGGCCTTATACATTCAAAatcctgaaagggaaaaaacctgCAACTTAGGATACTCTATACAGCAAGATTAACATTTAGAATAGGAGAGATAAAGACCTCAGACAAGTAGaaactaaaagaattcagcaatatgaaacctaaaagaaatgttaaaaaaaatgtcaaaggaTCCActctaaatggaaaagaagtaagaatatataggaaaaggaaaatcCCAATAAGAAAGGCAAATATAAGAATAAAGATCACTGAAATAAGGCAGTACATAgatcaaaacaaaaccaaaaaattgtAAAAGCAACTATAATTGCAATCAACAGTAAAGGGTAagcatgaagatgtaaaatataacacatgcaaatccatggctgattcatgtcaatgtatggcaaaaaccactacaatattataaagtaattagccccaactaataaaaataattgggaaaaaaaaagaagatgtaaaatatgacttcaaaaacacaaaatgtgggAGAGGGGAGTAAAAAATGTAGGTCTTTTCTGTTTAAAGCAAGTAGATACAACTATGAACCAATATATATGAACCCATAGTACCCATAAATCAAAAACCTACAAAAGatacacaaaaaccaaaaagaaaggaacttAAGCAcactataaaagaaaattatcaaatcATAAtgggagaaacaaaaagaagtgaacactgaagaactacaaaacaactgggaaaaaaaagtaacaaaataagtacatacctatccataattactttaaatgttaatGGACTAAATGCTCTAATCAAAGCACACAGGGTAGACTCTCAcattagaagaattaatactaTTAAGATGGATATACTACCCAGAGAaacctacagatttaatgcaatccctaccaaaatACCTGTGacctttttcacagaactagaacaattaTCCTAAAATTaacatggaaccacaaaagaacaTGGAAcccaaattgccaaagcaattctgagaaaaaagaacaaagctaaagGTATCACCCTCCAGGACCTCAGACtctaccacaaagctacagtaatcaaaacagcatggtactggcacagaaacatagatcaacagaacagaatacagagcccagaTATAAACCCATGCagttatggtcaattaatctatgacaaaggagataagaatatacaatggagaaaagacagtctctttaataagtgtgTATGTttgagtgtgttagttgctcagttgtgcccaactcttagagccctatgggctacagcccaccaggctcctctgtccatgggattttccaggcaaagatactggtgtggtttgccatttccttctccaggggatcttccaaacccaggaattgaacctgggtttcctgcactgcaagcagattctttaccaactgaactaccagggaagcctctttaataagtggtgctggagaaaatgaGCTGCTAGGTAAAACAATGAGATTGAACATCTCACACCATTACAAATATAAGctcaaaatagattttaaagaactaaatgtaagactggaaaccataaaatgaaaagaaacatagaaagacactctttgacataaaacaacaatattttttgctttctcctaaggcaagcaaaagcaaaaataaacaataaacaaatgggacctaattaaacttaaagcttctgcagagcaaaggaaacaatcaacaaaatgaaaagacagcctactgaatggaaggaaatatttgcaaatgatgtgactgacaaggggtCAATCCAAAATATACACTCAGTTcgtacaactcaacatcaaaaaacaatccaatcaaaaaatcaGCAGGATTTGAATtcctattggtaggaatgtaaattggtgcagccactataaaaaagagtgtggaggttccttagaaaaattataaatagaactACTTTATGACCCggcagttcagtggtaaagaatccacctgcaatgcaggagatacaggagtaaatccacggctgattcatgtcaatgtatggcaaaaaccactacagtattgtaaagtaattagcctccaactaataaaaataaatggaaaaaaaaaagaaaaaaaattccaaaaattatTAACTCTATAAACAATACCAACTACCTTTAGTAATActctattgtttctttttaaatattttatttagtggAAATAAGTTTACCCATTATTATAATGACATTCCCATTACTTGGTTCTTATTGTTAACACAATATTTAGTACTCTTTTTAGTTACTGGATAATAAGATTTTATAATTCtctcaagaaaaatgaatgatataCTGAAGGTACAAAAATTCTATTAgtaaattatttacatatattttagatcttcaaaggaacatttttaaaaactgtaagtgATGACATATATGGCTTATAGTAGTTAGCCATAATAATTCAGTAATACAAATCTGAAGCATCACTAGTtctcaattttctttaaattgatttATTATATTTGTGTACCTTTTACCTCCCTGTAAGGTATGTATATGGCCTGATTAAATGTTCCAAAAAAGGAATATGGGGCACAATTTGTGAAAACAAAGGTCTGTTCTGTTTTCCTCAGGGTCCTCTTTTAAGACAGCAAAGTCCAAACAACTTGTGTAATATTAACAAATGCTCTTTCAGGGtttggaaaaatgttttattttcaaaatccatCTAATGTTTAAGGTGGGTGTTATCTATGGGCATAGTGATATCAGTCTATAAAATAGGCTATTCTAGAAAAGTACAGAGCATATTACACATCACTCCCCTCCCACAGATTAGCTGCTACATGGGAACTcagaagtgaaaagaaatagacgTAAATAGATGTCATTTAAGTTAACAACTTTGGTTTCTTGGTTTAATTGAATCTATTCCAGTTAAAATCCTATTTCTCATTAACTTTACAGGAAAATAATCAGGCTTCACATGATACAAACTTAACTTGTGTAAAATTTACGGCTTTGGTAAAACAGGTTGTGAAGAGTATATGAACTAAAAATGTGTGAGAAAAATGTGAACTAACAATGTGTGACTGCTGTGTATGTCAAGAGTTCTGGAGAGGAGTGCAATTATTCCATGTTATGGATTTTTGTCAAATACTAGATATCTGTTCACCAGAACACTCCCCATATTGTGTTTCCTGCAGCTGACTCCACAAGCCTCTTCTGTCTCACGTCACATCCCAGTGCCATGcttcacattttcttcttattGGGAGACACTCTGAGGATGTCTCGTCTTTCTGAGTAAAGATGACTGTAGGTGAAATACATACCTAaggtagagaagaaaatggcaaaattacGATTGATTAACCATCTCTTTGGAAAGAACCATGGTTTTGAAATACAGCGTACTGCCTGAAGTCCAGGAAGAAGACACTTGCAAAGGAGACTCAAAGAAGCATACTTAAAGAGTGACCAGATTTTCCACAGAAGGGGAAGTAAATTCCTCCATCTTACTGTTCTGCATGTTACAAAGAAGGAACTTTCCCCCTTTCTTTAGCTCTCTCCATTCCCCTCAAAGTTTcacttttgtcttctcttttatgTGTTGTTCTTATATACCTGATAGTTGTTATCTTCTAAAGGTAATACTTATCTTAAGGATGTATGAAGGTTAGAGCtgaagaaactaaaatttaaCAACAGAAGTCTGTTTCTCAATTTCCTGGACAGATTAATTAATTGATCAGGTTTTCTCAGCTGTAACTTTTTGCTCCATATATTTTTCTTGAGTCTTTAGCACCTACTCCCACTTGCCTGCTAGGAAATGCTAGCACATACGGCCAAACaaacaggaaacagaaacagatacaAATGGGAAATCCAAAGATAGCCAAGTTTACTCAGTTTGACACCCTGATTTTCTTTGTAGATGCTTGTGTCTGTTGGTGAAAATTTCATACACAAAGCAATTACATTTTCTGCCAGTAAAACTCTTTTTGTTCATACAGTGATATATTTGATCTCATAATGTCCTGCAAAAACCATTATAAATAACTTCTAAGTGCTTTACTAACAAGTAATAAGGTCCAGCTCATCATTCCAGGTGTCCTCTTTCATCTCTCGCATGTTTACAGACCTTTCTATTGATACTAAGGTAGATGGCAGCACAAACCAAAAAGCACAGGAagaatgcaaaaagaaaacagaaaagccacTTACCTACAAAGAGCATCATGAGATATATTTTCAGCAcatatgggaaatagatggataaGTCAAAGGGCATTTTTGTGGAGTAAGTGCCAAATGATTCGAAATAAGGCAGCGACTGATAGATGGTAAATGCTGTTTAAAGAAAAAACGAATCATGAAGGTTTCCCTTCTTAACTTGCTACagggatatgtatatatgttagcATAATTGAAGGATATTCTGAATCTGATAATGACAACCCTGTGAAAACTGCTGAATCCTTTTGCCAAAGCTATAATTTGGTATGGAAATGCACTGAAGATCAGATTGGCAAAACCATTACAGCAGTGTGATCTGCTGAATTTttatccttgttttattttattgtgccTACACAGAAATAGTTTACTGTATTTCTctgtttattgaggtatagttgatgtataagtttcaggtgtgcaacagaGTGATTCACGATTTTGTATAGTGGAGTATAAAtgctatactccatttatagttattataaaacatcagtcgtattccctgtgctgtataatatatccttttagcttatttattttatacatagtagtttgtaccaaAAATGGTATCTCAAAATGCCTGTCCTCTTAGCCACAAGTAGTGGTGATAGATGAGTGAACATGGAAAATGCttcatatattttcctcttaGAGGTTCACAACACACATTAGTAGAAGGGAGATTCTGTCAAGTTCTGCAATAAAGAAACTGGTTTCACCCATTTCCTCAGTTTAACTGGTCTTGGAATagttccttcttcctccccatccccagcagTACTTAATAAAAATTCTGAGGAATAGTGTGAGAACTGCTGGCCTCCAATTACTTTGAAGGAGGTGGCTCTTGTCAAATAAAAAGAGTTGAATATTCTATGGAATTATATCCCATATATAGACCTTTAATAACATTTCATGGAATAAAATGACAATGTACTatggttatgtaagatgttatCATCGAGGTAAGCTGGGTGAAGGTACATGGGAAAAATGCACTATTTTTACAACTTGTTGTGAGtctaaaattattgtttttaatttctatttttaaaagatggaggAAAAGTCAGGTGCCTACAGCTTTTATAGCCAGACAGTGGCATCAGCACAGAGTCTGCACTtgacaccaaaagaaaaaaaggaaatatatagaaACGTACAAAATTGCAGGCACCTACATTCCACCACCCAGAATTAATCATTattgatattttgttatatatgctttcaaaatttttctgcATATGCTTTTTTTAATTGCAAGAATAAGTTTATGAATCTAAGTTTAATAAAAGAATATGCATTTTACAGCAACTATATAGAAACATGGCTTTCCTAAGAAACAAGAAGGCTTACAATTATGGCATAAAAAGAAAAGTCTACTACATATTTATTCATCCCTTATTCTTAGGAAAATATTAGtcatatttctactttatttctttatatactttacagtatttttcatattatctaacaaatgaatgtacttaataaataaatgtttcaatgaGTGAGGGATTTTGTTCTCAAATAAATGTGCAATCcattttttatggtttttaagATTATTTGCTAGATTCTTTTGGCATAGTCTAATTCCAAAATTCAATAATTCTtccttttgaaaacaaaacatattttaagattATACCAAATATGATTTACTAAAATATAAGCTCTTTTTCTCTGGTCATTGGTGGATAGAAAACATGTGGGTATATCATATATACTTTACAATTATTATCAACGTCACCATcattttatgttaaatatttctgtatgttttcCCTTAGTTACCTTAACATGTgctctcttcatttctttatgcCTTTGGTTTTCAAAAACTTTTATCATGTCTGTTTCAGAGTTTCCTTCCCGTCTGCTAAATCTATTACAGAAGAAAGCATATATTCCCCAAATATCCTCAAGCTCTTTGCAAATAGATATGTTTAATCACTTGATTTTAAGCTTAAGTTTTACATTGAGGCTTAGTAATTGACCTACTTCACATTGAATTTAAGAATTCATTGTTTATTGATCATGTACATTGGGTACATAAGAGAAAGGacggaagaaaaaaagacaaccccGTATTCCCGTGAAGCTTCGAGACTAGACAGGGAAATCTCTATTAATCAAAGAATCACGCAAATGTCTAATTACTGCTAAGGTTTTACTAACGAGATTCACAGGGGGAACTGGTGTAGATGAGGAAGTTGAGAAATGTTTCCCCAAGAAACCGATGATTGATCTATATGTAGAGTTCACTGTCTCTGGCAAAGTAAGCTGCACAATAGCTGGTAAGTGGGAAGGCTAGTCCTGCTAGGGGAAACTGAATTTCTATGCATTAAAAGTAATCACTGAGTCACTAAATGTTAAACCCCCtttggatgaggaaacagacttagagaggttaaatgatttaCCCAAAACTCAGCGAGTTAATGAAGGTAAGGGCCTGCACTCAGATGTCCTCATTGCTCATCCAATATTTCATTTACTGTGCAGAACTGCTTCCTCctctaattttgctttttaatgttttgcttctttgcatCAAGGGAAGTATGCCAGGAGAGATAACACTGAGTCAGCTGAACAGTGGCAAAAATAGTAATTTAATCATCAGAAAGTTTTGTGAACCATTATTGCTTTGTCAGTAAACAATATAGAAAGTCACTCTTTTCCTACCTTCAGCGAGAACACACAGAGGATAAATTGGCATCCACAGTGTTTGACTGAACCATGTCAAGACAGCATAGGATATTCCAATGACTGACAACATGCTATAAGTGTACCTGAAAGGAGACAAGTTTGCTCATAAACATTTGTTACTGGGGTCTgggaaataacagaagaaaacactTTATTGTGTAACTGAATACACAGATAAAACTGGAAAGCATGCAAATTCCTTTACTTCCTGTAATGTACGCAGGgaagagggtgaaaaaaaaaaaaaaaaaaaatggagggagAAGAACCATGTCAGTCTGGCTTGTCTCATGAGGTGGATCATAGATAATTATAGaggtaaagagagaaaaatgttaaCTTGTCCCTCATCAAATTACAGTTACAAGTTTCCTCACAtagtgacttcagtttcacttggAAGCCAACCCCATTTTATACAGCAGCTAAGTTTTTTCAGACAGGCAGACCTATAAGTATCtagggaaataatttaaaaactttttttaaaatgggcCATCTTGTGTAAACAACTAAATAACTGGCCTTAGGAGCTTGTTTTGAGTACAGGAGGTGATTTTAAACCTGCCTTTGTCATGTAATAGATGAAGTAGtcaatatcttttcatttctcaagCTTAAGCATACATCAGAATCACTCAGAGGGCTTGCTAAAGCACAAATTGCTAGGCATCTCCAGAGCATCTGATTCAAGCAACCTGAGAATTTGTACTACAAACAagctccaggtgatgctgatgccaCTGGCCCAGGGACCACACTTACAAGTACTGCAGTAGGCAGTGCATACATATggcaaaacaaaatccaaaactttgaaaacatgaaTGCAGTAAAGTAAATCTTTCACTCATTCCAGGACCCACATTCCATTTCTCAGAGGCAATGTACAATGTCAATTTCTTATATACTCTTTCCAAAATTCTTTGCCTATGCTTATCTCTGTGTATATACTATATGTAATATACATCAGTAGTACAAGCACTCACCAAATATGGCATGTTATCAAACTTTTTGTTCTTTACcaatacagggaaaaaaatgccatttcactactttgatgtttttttctcttattataaGAGTAGGTaagaatcttttcatatgtttagaaATCATTTCTGTAGAAGTCTAGTATAtctcttttttgctgttgtttgtgGTTTGGGTTTTAAACCTAAAAATCCATTGTCAAATTCAAGATCAAAAACATTTACccttatgtcttctttgaagagttttatagttctagCTCTTCTGTTGGttttttaatccagtttgagttaatttttatatatggtgtggaATAACAAACCAAAttccttcttttgcatgtggaaatCCAGTTGGCCCAGCATCATTTGACCGAAAGATTATTCCAAAAGACTATTTTTCTCCACTGAATGATCTTGGCATCTTGTCAACAATCAACTGACCATAAATTTGAAAGTTTATCTCAGAACTATCAATTCTATTCCATGCTATATTCTTATGTCTATATCACACTTTTGATGTGTGCAACTTTTGTTACTTTGTAGTACATTTTGTAATTGAGAAGTATGAATCTTCTAACTATGTTCTTTTTCGAGATTCTTTTGGCTACTCTGGTTTCTTTAGGTTTCCATATGTGTTTTAGGATCAGCTTCTCAACttctgcattgaatctgtagatcaactTGAGAATTGTTTCATCTTAAAAACATTGTCTTCAACTCACAAACATGGgacatctttccatttatttagatctcctttcatttctctgaacAATGTTTTTAGTGCACTAGTTGTGCacatcttttgttaaatttatgtcTAAGTACTTTTTAGATGCTATTGTacatggaattgttttcttaattttactttaGGATAGGCCCTTGAAAATGGGtagaatacatttaatttttgtaaagctGACCTTTGAAAAACACAGATTTGAACTATGTGGGTAAACTtatatgaagatttttttcaagaGTAAATACTGCAGTGCTATACTCTCTGATTAGTTAAATCCAGACACAGAACTGCAGACAGAGAAAAACTCTATATATGAaaagttatatatgtattttcaacTGTGCAGAAAGTCAGCGCTCCAACCCTTACCCTGTTCAAGGGCCAAATGTATATCAACTTTCTATTCTACAACTTTGCTGAACTAGCTTATTCTAGTGCTTTTAGTGAATTCTTCATGagttttttatataaaatcatgccatctgctaatagagataattttactcCTTCCTTTCTAATGTAGATGacttttatatcattttcttGCCTAACTGCCATGCCTAGAACTTCTAGCGTAATGTTGAATAGAAGAGACAAGAGTAAACAttgttgtcttgttcctgatctttggaagaaagatcagtctttcaccattaaccaTCGTGTTAGCTGTGGAGTTTTCACAGATACTTTCATCAGGTTGAGGAAGTTGCTTTTCAAAACATCATTCTAAGGTAAATTTGGGAGTTAATTCTACCCCCATTTTACACAGGAAAAAAGAGTTTCAAAATGGTTAAGTAGTTAGGAATTTCACTCCTAggttgagaaatgaaaacatatgtgcaCACAAAAGCTTATACatctatgttcatagcaacattccTCCtgaccaaaaagtagaaacagcccaaaagtccatcaactgataaatgaataaataaaaattggtaTATCAATATAATAGagtatcattcagccataaaaagaaataaaatattgatacctGTTACAACATGGATataccttaaaaacattatgctaagtgaaagacgCCAATCACAAAAAGCACATGTTatgtgactccatttatatgacatgtccagaacaggcaaatccgtACAGACACCATATTAGAGGTTgccagagggaggaagagggaagggggcaTGACTGCTGATGGATCTGGGGCTCCTCTGGGGGGcaatgaaaatgttctcaaattagatagtggtgatggttacacataTCTTTGAATAAACTAAAATCAacaaattttatactttaaaagggtAAATATTAAGGTCCATGAATTATCCCACTGctgttattattatgattatgtgattattattattattattatgattatgtgATTTGCCCAAGCAGTTAAGTAGTAGAGGTGAGGTTCATCTTGAGATCTTCTACTTCTAAGCCCAAAAGTCCTTCCATCACCTCACAATACCACTCTCAACGCCAACACTACTTTGCTCTCTAATGGGTCTACTGAACTTATCTGAGACTGGACTGACCCTGAAAGAAGTGGGCATACCAGAGAATAAAACATCAGAAAGCCACACTTCCCTGggacgtccctggcagtccagtggtgaagacttcgccttccaatgcaaggagtgagggtttgatcactggtcagagagctaagatcccacatgccttgtggccaaacaaaaacataaaacagaagcaatattgtaacaaattcaataaagactttaaaaatgatgtacattaaaaaaaaacaacaacaacaagaaagcaAGACACAGTACCAGGTGAGGCTCTCATAAACAGAAAGTCACAGCCTATAAAAGTCCCTAAAGTTTGCCCCAAGTCCACAAATCTTTCAGTTAAAAGTGAGAAATAACTAAGTTATATATAACAAAGAATTATAGTCACTttaattcaacaaaatatttcattttaattcattctaCTTAGAATATCTTAACTCAGCCAAGATTTTGACAATAAAGAATTTATATAAGCTCTGCTAAAATGCTGGGCACTTTTGTTACCCATTCACATCCAGGTCTTTCAAGCAAGAGGGACAGTTCTCAAGAAGGAGCAGTTAGGAACCTCTCCAAAGTGAGCCACTGTGCAAAGAGGCTATTTTACACCATTGCTGGTAGAGATACTACCAGGCTCATCTCATTGCAAAGCTTTAGAATTTAGAAGTCAACACAACACCAACTAGGGCAAGGATTCTTAACCTGAGGTCCAAGGATTCCCAGTGAGTTCATGAACAAACCAGTTATTTGAACTTGTTGGCGTTGTATACACATATGTTTGTGGAGGTGTGTTTTTCACCCCAGAGAGATAAGGCCCTATATTTAAAATACTCTTGAATTCAAAGAAACCAACTTTGTAAATTGTGACTGATAGAAAAGTCTGgctttgtttattaaaataacatGTACCAGAGCAATTGCAGAGAATGCCTTTCATTAGCAAACATCTGTGAGGTTTATTCCCAACTGGTGTTATGCCTGAATGCATTGATTTGCTCTTGTAATACCATGGTAGGTTTTCATTATCTTTGATATGCCCATTATGGAGAgcacaaaaaatatatttccatatcaagataaaataatatgaaaagaggTTATGTATTTATCTCTGAGCAATCAAACGCAAGCAACTAATACTGGTTTCACTGTAGAAAGTAATCTGGCTTTAAGAGGTTATTTTGCCTCCTTACCTAACCATATCCAATAGATtccaaaagatgaataaaacacacaCCACGTATTTCTCTTGGACTTCTTCTTGACTGGTGATCACCAAAAAGAGGACAATTATTCTCTCTGTGAGCTAACAAAAGAAATAGCAAAGTCAAGAATTAGGATCATCTGTTTAGCATGTaggtaattttctaattttaaaaaccaaagttcctcttaaaaaatatgctttaaatatgTATACTATACAATTCATATGACCTCTGGGGGAGTGAGGTTATGAGTGaatttcatttcctcctttttggtttctttttttctgtattctccaAGTTGAACGTAATGGATAAAAAGATAACAGATATTTCATCTGAATCACAGCATGTCCCTTCCTGTGACACATGAACACATGGCTTTACTCACTTTGACAAGCTTTCATTGGGTGTCCACTATATATCAGATGCTAAGACAACATATATAATGAAAAGCATCGTCCTTGCTACACAGCGTAGCAACAGTAGGAGAATGTGGGGCAGTCACTATAGCACAGTGTAAATAATGCTGTCATTTAAAGGGCTATGTAtgggaggagaggtgggggagaTAAACTGTGTGGGAAAAGAACGCAGAGACATATATGGAGACAGGCAACATTTCAGTTGGATCTTGAGGAAAGGACAGGGGTTTGTCAGGTAGACTGGATAGGAGAATGGGCATCCTGGGGAGTAGCCAGAGCAAAGAGGCAGAGATGTAAAAACACAGCTCTGCTGCGGGCCAAAACATCCCTGAGGGCCAGAAAGGAAGTGCACAAACAGAACCATGGGAGATAAAATCGAAAACATGCTGGTTGTAAAGAGTTCTCAATGTCAGGCCAAGAAATTTCGATTTCATCCAACCAGGAGGCCaccatagtttttattttttgggggcggggggggcgggtagGGATGTTgagaggtgggagaaggggagaaagggaaggaaataatACAATCCTAACCCTCATAAGCTAGTGGAAAGTGAAAAGAATTCAAcaaattcatattttttccaaGTCAGTAAGCATCTGTAAATCACTAAGAATGCACACACTTATGGCGTAGCTCCAATTACTGACCTTGAAATACACATTCCTCTTTCCAATCTAAATATATGTATCCTTAGGCTGTATTAATATACTTCATATATTCTgcatttttgttggtttttaatagaatattttacTTTCCTCACAGTGTTCACGGGAAAACATACCTGAGATTGACAGAGCATATTAGTGATAAAGACGAGGGCTGACTTGTGTCTTTCAGtagctgtctttatttttaaagcggatttattttaaactggtaaaaaaaaatatttattgattactttGTGCCAGTATCTAAACACAtgccatctcatttaatctccatAATAGCCCCAGGAAGTGCTACTGCTATTTTCTGCCTTTTACAAAGAAAGCGTTCTTTGTAGTCATTTTACAAAGTGAAAATGACTTGCCTATAGATGTGGAATCAAAATCTAGACAATGTCATTCTAAATTCCTTGTTCTGAGACACTAAGACATTGTCACCTCTGCTATTTAATGGGCTATACCCTCATATAATGTCtaccagtgaaccagtgaagtcactcagtcgtgtctgactctgcgatcccatggactgtagcctaccaggctcctccatccatggaatattccaagcaaaagtactggagtgggttgccatttccttctccaggggatcttcccgacccaggaattgaacccaggtctcctacattgcaggcagacactttaccgtcagagccaccaaggaagcagatATAAAGTCTAGGTCatagtctatttaaaaaaaaaaaaagcctctcctGAAAAGTTAAAAGAATCTCCTTGATTTTCTGAATCAACACCAAAACAATTTTcaagaatagatttttaaaatgtattactttCTTTACATATAATAGTTGACTAGTTATTTAGAGCTTTATCCTTGGGACAACTTAGCACTTTGTCATTTTAGACAAATCCTATGAGGACATGGCAATTACTAATAAAGGGTCTTGTAATGTTTAGTGCAACTCAAACAGGCAGAATAAAAGCACAGTGAAAACACTAACTTGGGCGACATTAAACATGGTGGTAATGTGGCCAACTCAAA is a genomic window of Cervus canadensis isolate Bull #8, Minnesota chromosome 14, ASM1932006v1, whole genome shotgun sequence containing:
- the HACD4 gene encoding very-long-chain (3R)-3-hydroxyacyl-CoA dehydratase 4; its protein translation is MGPGALPAWLQPRYRKNAYLFIYYLIQFCGHSWIFTNMTVRFFSFGKDSMVDTFYAIGLVMQLCQSISLLELLHIYVGIESNHLLPRFLQLTERIIVLFLVITSQEEVQEKYVVCVLFIFWNLLDMVRYTYSMLSVIGISYAVLTWFSQTLWMPIYPLCVLAEAFTIYQSLPYFESFGTYSTKMPFDLSIYFPYVLKIYLMMLFVGMYFTYSHLYSERRDILRVSPNKKKM